A region from the Bacteroidota bacterium genome encodes:
- the rplF gene encoding 50S ribosomal protein L6, whose amino-acid sequence MSRIGKLPITLPAGVTVDVKDNMVTVKGKLGTLSQKIDDSVSLKVENNQLILERASDEKEPRAKHGLYRALLANMVKGVSEGFTTVQELVGVGYKAEAKGQVLELSLGFSHNVFFEIPSEIKIETVTERGKNPIIKMSCADKQLLGQVAAKIRSLRKPEPYKGKGIRFQNEVLRRKAGKTAGKGK is encoded by the coding sequence ATGTCACGCATAGGAAAACTTCCCATCACATTACCTGCCGGTGTTACCGTCGACGTCAAAGACAACATGGTCACCGTGAAAGGTAAACTCGGAACACTCTCGCAGAAAATCGACGACTCGGTGAGCCTCAAAGTCGAAAACAACCAGCTCATCCTCGAGCGCGCGTCCGACGAAAAGGAACCCCGTGCAAAGCACGGTTTGTACCGCGCATTGCTGGCCAACATGGTAAAAGGTGTTTCGGAAGGCTTTACTACAGTTCAGGAGCTTGTTGGTGTGGGCTACAAAGCCGAAGCCAAAGGTCAGGTGCTCGAACTCTCGTTGGGCTTCTCGCACAACGTATTTTTCGAGATACCCAGTGAAATCAAAATCGAAACTGTGACCGAGCGCGGTAAGAACCCCATTATCAAGATGTCGTGTGCCGACAAGCAACTTCTCGGGCAGGTAGCTGCCAAGATTCGTTCGCTGCGCAAGCCCGAACCCTACAAGGGCAAGGGTATCCGCTTCCAGAACGAGGTGCTCCGCAGGAAGGCTGGCAAAACTGCAGGCAAAGGCAAGTAA
- the rpmD gene encoding 50S ribosomal protein L30, whose protein sequence is MPTPLPRCVVLNSTQCLTDNQLKLMKKVRITQVKSGIGHPVRQKRTLEALGFKRMHQTLEVELSPSVAGMVDSVKHLLKIEEIE, encoded by the coding sequence ATGCCTACACCATTGCCCAGGTGCGTGGTGTTGAACTCGACACAGTGTTTAACGGATAATCAATTGAAACTCATGAAAAAGGTAAGAATCACGCAGGTAAAAAGCGGTATCGGACACCCAGTCCGTCAGAAACGTACCCTTGAAGCACTGGGTTTCAAACGCATGCACCAAACCCTCGAAGTCGAACTCTCGCCTTCGGTGGCCGGCATGGTAGATTCCGTAAAACATCTGCTTAAGATTGAAGAAATAGAATAA
- the rpsE gene encoding 30S ribosomal protein S5 — MAELNISRVKSSEIELKDRLVSIQRVTKVTKGGRTFSFSAIVVVGNENGIVGYGLGKAKEVTAAIAKGVDDAKKNLIKVPIRKGTIPHEQYGKYSGALVYLKPAAPGTGVIAGGAMRAVLESVGVHDVLAKSKGSSNPHSVVKATFDALSKMRDAYTIAQVRGVELDTVFNG; from the coding sequence ATGGCAGAACTGAATATTTCCCGCGTAAAATCGAGCGAAATTGAGCTCAAAGACCGCCTGGTGAGCATCCAGCGCGTCACCAAAGTAACCAAGGGCGGCCGCACTTTCAGCTTCTCCGCCATCGTGGTTGTAGGCAACGAAAATGGCATTGTTGGCTATGGCCTGGGCAAAGCCAAGGAAGTTACCGCCGCAATCGCCAAGGGCGTGGATGATGCAAAGAAGAACCTTATCAAGGTTCCCATTCGCAAAGGCACAATCCCGCACGAACAATATGGCAAGTATAGTGGTGCACTTGTTTACCTGAAGCCTGCCGCTCCCGGTACAGGTGTGATCGCCGGAGGTGCCATGCGTGCCGTGCTCGAGAGCGTCGGCGTTCACGACGTGCTCGCCAAATCAAAAGGTTCTTCGAACCCCCACTCAGTGGTAAAAGCCACCTTCGACGCACTTTCAAAAATGCGCGATGCCTACACCATTGCCCAGGTGCGTGGTGTTGAACTCGACACAGTGTTTAACGGATAA
- the rplN gene encoding 50S ribosomal protein L14 has product MIQQETRCIVADNSGAKEVLCIRVLGGSGKRYARIGDKVVVTVKSALPGGTIKKGSVVKAVVVRTKKETRRNDGSYIRFDDNAVVLLNNAGEMIGTRIFGPVARELREKQYMKIVSLAPEVL; this is encoded by the coding sequence ATGATACAGCAAGAAACAAGATGCATTGTCGCTGACAACAGCGGCGCCAAAGAAGTACTCTGCATCAGGGTACTCGGCGGCTCGGGCAAACGCTATGCCCGCATTGGAGATAAAGTGGTGGTGACTGTGAAGTCGGCCCTGCCCGGCGGAACCATCAAAAAAGGTTCGGTTGTGAAAGCAGTGGTTGTGCGTACCAAAAAGGAAACACGCCGCAACGATGGCTCGTATATTCGTTTCGACGATAACGCAGTGGTGCTTCTCAACAATGCCGGCGAAATGATCGGAACCCGTATTTTCGGACCGGTAGCCCGCGAATTGCGCGAGAAGCAGTATATGAAAATTGTGTCACTGGCACCTGAGGTGCTCTAA
- the rplX gene encoding 50S ribosomal protein L24 yields the protein MPKFHIKKGDNVVVISGEHKGEKGKVLVVHTSKQTAIVEGVNLVSKHTRPNTENPKGGIIKKEAPIHISNLKLLDGKGNPTRIRRGKDEKTGKSVRISVKTGEVIK from the coding sequence ATGCCAAAGTTCCATATCAAAAAAGGTGACAACGTTGTTGTGATTTCGGGAGAACACAAGGGCGAAAAAGGTAAGGTGCTTGTGGTGCACACCAGCAAGCAGACCGCCATCGTTGAAGGCGTAAACCTGGTGTCGAAACACACCCGTCCCAACACCGAAAATCCTAAAGGCGGAATCATCAAGAAAGAAGCCCCTATTCACATCTCCAACCTCAAGCTGTTGGATGGAAAGGGCAATCCTACCCGCATCAGACGTGGCAAGGATGAAAAAACCGGTAAATCAGTCCGAATTTCAGTTAAAACAGGGGAGGTTATCAAGTAA
- the rpsN gene encoding 30S ribosomal protein S14: MAKESMKARERKRQKMVAKYAAKRAALKEAGDYQALQHIPRNASPVRLHNRCQLTGRPKGYMRQFGISRINFREMALKGLIPGVKKASW; this comes from the coding sequence ATGGCAAAAGAGTCGATGAAAGCGCGTGAGCGCAAAAGACAAAAAATGGTGGCAAAATACGCAGCCAAGCGTGCAGCGCTGAAAGAAGCCGGCGATTATCAGGCTTTGCAGCACATCCCCCGCAACGCATCGCCCGTCAGGCTGCACAACCGTTGTCAGCTCACAGGACGCCCCAAAGGATATATGCGCCAGTTTGGTATTTCCCGTATCAATTTTAGGGAAATGGCACTCAAAGGCCTCATTCCAGGTGTAAAGAAAGCAAGTTGGTAA
- the rpsH gene encoding 30S ribosomal protein S8, producing MNTDPIADYLTRIRNAVMARHRVVEIPASNIKKEITKILFEKGYILNYKFEDDNKQGIIKIALKYHPVTKQPAITSIERVSTPGLRKYAGAEELPRVLNGLGIAILSTSRGVMTDKEARNLHIGGEVICYVS from the coding sequence ATGAATACAGATCCAATTGCCGATTATCTGACCCGTATCAGAAATGCCGTGATGGCAAGGCACAGGGTTGTCGAAATACCTGCCAGCAATATCAAAAAGGAGATCACAAAAATCCTTTTCGAAAAAGGCTATATCCTCAACTACAAGTTTGAGGACGACAACAAACAAGGCATCATTAAGATTGCCCTCAAATATCACCCCGTTACAAAGCAGCCCGCCATCACCAGCATCGAGCGCGTTTCCACCCCTGGTTTGCGCAAGTATGCCGGAGCCGAAGAGCTGCCCCGCGTGCTCAACGGACTTGGCATCGCTATCCTTTCGACCTCAAGGGGTGTGATGACCGACAAGGAGGCTCGCAACCTACATATTGGTGGCGAAGTAATATGTTATGTAAGCTAA
- the rplE gene encoding 50S ribosomal protein L5: MSYQPRLKTLYQSEIVPALTKEFNYTTIMQVPRLVKISLNQGIGAALTDKKLIDYGVEEMTAITGQKAVPTISKRDVSNFKLRRGNPIGVRVTLRGDRMYEFLERLIAVALPRVRDFSGINDKGFDGRGNYSFGITEQIIFPEIDIDKVNKINGMDITFVTTARTDKEAMALLKAFGLPFKNQKKS; this comes from the coding sequence ATGAGTTATCAGCCCAGACTTAAGACGCTTTACCAGAGCGAGATCGTGCCTGCACTCACAAAAGAGTTCAACTACACGACTATCATGCAGGTTCCACGATTGGTAAAAATTTCGCTCAACCAGGGTATCGGTGCAGCACTCACCGACAAAAAGCTGATCGACTATGGCGTGGAGGAAATGACGGCCATCACCGGCCAGAAAGCCGTTCCCACCATCTCGAAACGCGACGTGTCGAACTTTAAGCTGCGTCGTGGCAACCCCATCGGCGTGCGCGTTACACTGCGCGGCGACCGCATGTACGAATTCCTCGAACGCCTGATTGCCGTGGCACTTCCTCGCGTGCGCGACTTCAGCGGCATCAACGACAAAGGCTTCGACGGACGTGGAAATTACAGCTTCGGTATAACCGAGCAAATCATCTTCCCGGAAATTGATATCGACAAGGTAAACAAAATCAACGGTATGGACATCACTTTTGTGACCACTGCCCGTACCGATAAGGAAGCAATGGCCTTGCTCAAAGCATTTGGTCTTCCGTTCAAGAATCAAAAAAAATCATAA
- a CDS encoding 50S ribosomal protein L18 yields the protein MSIKNTKLKRRLGIKKRIRKIVSGTPERPRLSVFRSNKEIYAQLIDDKAGHTLVAVSSRDKGLDETKVTKTEQARITGKRLAEKALAAGIEAVVFDRNGYLYHGRVKALAEAAREGGLKF from the coding sequence ATGTCAATCAAGAATACAAAACTTAAAAGAAGGCTTGGGATCAAGAAACGCATTCGCAAGATCGTGTCGGGTACGCCCGAACGTCCGCGTCTGAGTGTGTTCAGGAGCAACAAGGAAATTTATGCCCAGCTTATCGACGACAAAGCCGGCCACACCCTCGTGGCAGTTTCGTCGCGCGACAAGGGGCTGGATGAGACCAAGGTTACAAAGACCGAGCAGGCTCGCATCACCGGTAAACGTCTGGCCGAAAAGGCATTGGCTGCCGGTATCGAGGCTGTGGTTTTCGACCGCAACGGTTATCTCTATCATGGAAGGGTTAAAGCATTGGCCGAAGCTGCACGCGAAGGCGGATTAAAATTCTAA